Proteins from a genomic interval of Papaver somniferum cultivar HN1 chromosome 4, ASM357369v1, whole genome shotgun sequence:
- the LOC113276646 gene encoding uncharacterized protein LOC113276646 — translation MECNRDEAARAKQIAEKKFSAKDIAGAKKFATKAQNLYPGLEGISHVLSTFDVYLSAENKVYGEADWYGVLGVSPYSDEETVRKQYRKLALLLHPDKNKSVGAEGAFKLISEAWSLLSDKTKRAAYDQKRFAPRTSHHKVPTTTRGSSFKAANGFTNNKSSNVRSHKSTTHAGPTTVPAPAPLRPSKPNTFWTSCNRCKMQYEYLRVYLNHNLLCPNCHEPFLAIEAPNPPTNGSNSSTSWSFSQQHQKQNNQTDIHFGPAADIGTAANMAQQAYEKLKRERDEAQAAAVRRQEALGKKKTVSKRPVSGSGQDLQGGKPAKKTRIIDGGSYYGGNMADQVAFGSGGGNYNTSGFQPGCSTSGWPNGFYYTSKPNSTKDLTQLELRNMLVEKSKREIRKKLSEWSLSSANKAQETGGKKEEEKQKQKQPFPVHGDTLDEKKSVELDTKKAVQDMKVTRDASSVDTEGKTHESLVISVPDPDFHDFDKDRSEKSFGENQVWAAYDNDDGMPRYYAMIQKVISRSPFKMRMSWLNGKSCSELGPIDWVGLGFSKTCGDFRVGRYELNKSVNFFSHRVTWTKGVRGAVRIVPRKGDIWALYCNWSSDWDGSTPEEVIHKYEMVEVLDDFDEEQGITVTPLVKVAGFKTVFHRHLDPGEARRIPREEMFRFSHQVPSYMLTGEEAQNAPKGCHELDPAATPVELLQVMTEAKKEENAIYAEGDIRVETEKEVKIAENQTKPGSMKENVAESPEGKPT, via the coding sequence ATGGAGTGTAATAGAGATGAAGCAGCACGAGCGAAACAAATCGCTGAGAAGAAGTTTAGTGCAAAGGACATTGCTGGTGCCAAAAAATTTGCTACGAAAGCTCAAAACTTGTATCCAGGACTTGAAGGCATCTCCCATGTGTTGTCAACATTTGATGTGTATCTCTCAGCAGAGAACAAGGTGTATGGGGAAGCAGATTGGTATGGTGTTCTTGGTGTCAGTCCGTATTCAGATGAAGAAACAGTTAGAAAACAATACAGGAAATTAGCTCTGTTGCTTCACCCAGATAAGAACAAATCAGTAGGGGCAGAGGGGGCATTTAAGCTCATTTCAGAGGCATGGAGTTTGTTGTCTGATAAGACGAAAAGAGCAGCTTATGATCAGAAGAGGTTTGCGCCGAGAACATCTCATCATAAAGTTCCAACCACTACTAGGGGTTCATCATTCAAAGCTGCGAATGGCTTTACGAACAATAAATCTTCGAATGTAAGATCCCATAAGAGTACAACTCATGCCGGTCCCACAACTGTTCCTGCTCCTGCTCCTCTTCGACCATCAAAACCCAATACATTTTGGACTTCTTGCAATCGCTGCAAGATGCAGTATGAATATCTACGGGTTTATCTGAATCATAACCTATTGTGTCCTAATTGCCATGAACCCTTTTTGGCAATAGAAGCACCAAATCCTCCCACTAATGGTTCAAATTCATCCACCTCTTGGTCCTTCTCCCAGCAGCATCAAAAACAGAACAATCAGACGGATATTCACTTTGGTCCAGCAGCTGATATTGGCACAGCTGCAAATATGGCTCAGCAAGCCTATGAGAAATTAAAGAGAGAACGTGATGAGGCTCAAGCAGCAGCTGTCAGAAGACAAGAAGCCCTCGGGAAGAAGAAAACTGTTTCTAAGAGACCAGTAAGCGGATCTGGTCAAGACCTCCAGGGGGGAAAACCTGCAAAGAAAACAAGAATCATAGATGGTGGGAGTTATTATGGAGGGAATATGGCTGATCAAGTGGCCTTTGGAAGTGGTGGTGGGAATTATAATACTTCAGGATTTCAACCAGGCTGTTCTACATCAGGATGGCCCAATGGGTTTTATTATACCAGTAAACCTAATAGTACGAAAGATTTGACACAGTTGGAACTTCGAAATATGTTAGTAGAAAAAAGCAAGAGAGAAATTCGCAAGAAGTTAAGTGAATGGAGCTTGAGCTCTGCGAACAAGGCCCAGGAGACGGGAGGAAAGAAAGAGGAAGAGAAACAGAAACAAAAACAACCATTTCCAGTGCATGGTGATACACTTGATGAGAAGAAATCAGTTGAGTTGGATACTAAGAAAGCAGTTCAGGATATGAAGGTCACACGTGATGCATCCTCTGTAGATACAGAAGGTAAAACCCATGAATCTTTAGTTATTAGTGTCCCTGATCCAGATTTTCATGATTTTGACAAGGATAGGTCCGAAAAGTCATTTGGGGAGAACCAGGTGTGGGCTGCATATGATAATGACGATGGGATGCCTCGTTACTATGCCATGATTCAAAAAGTGATCTCGCGGAGTCCATTTAAGATGCGTATGAGTTGGCTCAATGGCAAATCCTGCAGTGAACTAGGGCCAATAGACTGGGTTGGATTGGGCTTCTCCAAAACTTGTGGGGATTTCAGGGTTGGGAGATAtgaattaaacaaatcagtgaacttTTTTTCTCATAGAGTTACATGGACAAAAGGTGTACGTGGCGCTGTTCGAATAGTTCCTAGGAAAGGTGATATTTGGGCTCTCTACTGTAACTGGTCATCTGATTGGGATGGATCTACTCCTGAAGAGGTGATACATAAATATGAAATGGTAGAAGTGCTCGATGATTTTGATGAGGAGCAAGGTATTACTGTTACTCCTCTAGTTAAGGTTGCAGGCTTCAAGACTGTTTTCCATCGGCACCTAGATCCCGGGGAAGCAAGGAGAATCCCAAGAGAAGAAATGTTCCGGTTTTCGCATCAGGTCCCTTCCTACATGCTAACAGGTGAAGAAGCCCAAAATGCCCCAAAGGGTTGCCATGAGCTGGACCCAGCAGCCACCCCTGTGGAACTACTGCAGGTGATGACTGAAGCCAAGAAAGAAGAGAATGCGATTTATGCTGAAGGAGACATAAGAGTAGAAACTGAGAAAGAAGTGAAAATTGCTGAAAATCAGACCAAACCAGGTTCTATGAAAGAAAATGTGGCAGAAAGTCCTGAAGGAAAACCCACATAG